The following are encoded in a window of Thermodesulfobacterium geofontis OPF15 genomic DNA:
- a CDS encoding fumarylacetoacetate hydrolase family protein — translation MKIGKFLCKKKIFFGIFKEDKILEIKNPFNLEKLTGKEYKLEEVKILSPCLPSKIIAVGLNYRDHAKELNMKIPEEPIIFLKPPTAVIGPEENIILPPESKEVHYEGELAVVIGKTIYRPKNFKDIESAILGYTCFNDVTARDLQRKDGQWTRSKSFNTFAPLGPFIETEIDPSNLKIETKVNGEIRQSSSTKELIFNVFELVKFVSNIMTLFPGDVIATGTPPGVGILKEGDVVEIFIEKIGVLRNGVKRNEY, via the coding sequence ATGAAAATTGGAAAGTTTCTTTGCAAGAAAAAAATCTTTTTTGGAATTTTTAAAGAGGATAAAATTTTAGAAATAAAAAATCCCTTTAACTTAGAAAAACTCACTGGAAAGGAATATAAATTAGAGGAGGTAAAAATTCTTTCCCCTTGTCTACCTTCAAAAATTATAGCTGTTGGGCTTAATTATAGAGACCATGCAAAAGAACTTAACATGAAAATACCAGAGGAGCCTATTATTTTTTTAAAGCCTCCCACTGCAGTTATAGGACCTGAAGAGAATATAATATTGCCTCCTGAAAGTAAAGAAGTACACTACGAAGGAGAATTAGCAGTAGTTATAGGGAAAACTATTTATCGACCTAAAAATTTTAAAGACATAGAATCTGCTATATTAGGCTATACATGTTTTAATGATGTTACAGCAAGAGATTTACAAAGAAAAGATGGACAGTGGACAAGAAGTAAAAGTTTTAATACTTTTGCACCTTTAGGTCCATTTATTGAAACTGAAATTGATCCAAGTAACTTGAAAATAGAAACTAAGGTTAATGGAGAAATAAGACAAAGTAGTTCAACTAAAGAATTGATTTTTAATGTTTTTGAACTTGTAAAATTCGTTTCCAATATAATGACTCTTTTTCCGGGAGATGTTATAGCAACAGGAACCCCACCAGGAGTAGGAATATTAAAAGAAGGAGACGTAGTTGAAATTTTTATTGAGAAAATAGGAGTTTTAAGAAATGGGGTTAAAAGAAATGAATATTAA
- the ahbD gene encoding heme b synthase translates to MGLKEMNIKEDKFLPRLIAFEVTRTCNLDCIHCRAAASKGPYEGELTTEEIFRILEEIREVSQPIIILTGGEPLLREDIFDIAKKCIELKLKPVLATNGTLITEKIAQKIKNSKIARVSISLDGATKETHDNFRKMPGAFEGAIRGIEILKKQGIPFQINTTITGINVEELPKIHELVINLGAIAHHIFVLVPVGRGKEISKESITPEKYEEILTWFYGRREKSHLQLKATCAPTYYRILREKAKAEGKKVTFETFGLDAITRGCLAGTGFCFISHIGIVQPCGYLEISCGDLRKQTFKEVWESSEIFNNLRDFTKYKGKCGKCEYIRICGGCRARAYEATGDYLEEEPLCLYEPIRSKIIFAN, encoded by the coding sequence ATGGGGTTAAAAGAAATGAATATTAAAGAAGATAAATTTTTGCCAAGGTTAATAGCTTTTGAAGTAACAAGAACTTGTAATCTCGATTGTATTCATTGTAGAGCTGCAGCATCAAAAGGACCTTATGAAGGGGAACTTACAACTGAAGAAATATTTAGAATACTTGAAGAAATAAGAGAAGTTTCCCAACCTATAATAATATTAACAGGAGGAGAACCCCTTTTAAGAGAAGATATTTTTGATATAGCAAAAAAATGTATAGAACTGAAATTAAAGCCAGTTTTAGCAACAAATGGGACCCTTATTACTGAAAAGATAGCTCAAAAAATTAAAAACTCCAAGATAGCAAGGGTGAGTATAAGTCTTGATGGGGCAACCAAAGAAACTCATGATAATTTTAGAAAAATGCCAGGTGCTTTTGAAGGGGCTATAAGAGGTATAGAAATATTAAAAAAACAGGGTATTCCCTTTCAAATTAATACCACTATCACAGGGATAAATGTTGAAGAACTTCCTAAAATTCATGAACTGGTGATTAATTTAGGTGCGATTGCCCATCATATTTTTGTTCTTGTTCCTGTAGGAAGAGGAAAAGAGATAAGTAAAGAAAGCATAACCCCAGAAAAATATGAAGAAATTCTTACCTGGTTTTATGGAAGAAGAGAAAAATCCCATCTTCAGCTAAAAGCTACCTGTGCTCCCACTTATTATAGAATTTTAAGAGAAAAAGCAAAGGCAGAAGGGAAAAAAGTTACCTTTGAAACCTTTGGGCTTGATGCTATAACAAGAGGGTGTCTTGCTGGTACAGGATTTTGTTTTATTTCCCATATTGGTATAGTTCAACCTTGCGGGTATTTAGAAATATCTTGCGGAGATTTAAGGAAACAAACTTTTAAAGAAGTTTGGGAAAGTTCAGAGATATTTAATAATTTAAGAGATTTTACAAAATATAAAGGAAAATGCGGAAAATGTGAATATATAAGAATTTGTGGTGGTTGTAGAGCAAGGGCTTATGAAGCAACTGGAGACTATTTGGAAGAAGAGCCACTCTGTCTTTATGAACCAATAAGATCAAAAATAATCTTTGCCAATTGA
- the coaBC gene encoding bifunctional phosphopantothenoylcysteine decarboxylase/phosphopantothenate--cysteine ligase CoaBC: MSFSGILKEKKILIGVCGGIALYKVCELIRGLKKEEAEVKVVLTTGAEKFINPLLFSSLSENKTYTNEDFFKSEGSILHIELSKYPDLILIIPATASFISKLAVGSASELLLAILLSTKAPVYIFPSMNASMWEHPATKENVEKLRKYGYLIYEPAEGTLACGEFGKGRLPEVEEILEVIKAHFTEKNLLGKRVLITGGPTREYIDEVRFITNASSGKTAFFLAKEAYYRGAEVHLIWGLDAFPYVLPKLNYFSNIPFPNIYFVKTTREMFETAKSLFPQCEISIFAGAPCDFRPKAPFKGKLKKKEELTIELELTEDIAKTLNSYKSEWQFTIGFALEEKEKLLNYGKAKKKEKFFDILIANPLSSAGKDQSDYIIFTPKEVLEFENLPKAQLAKIIFDLIGS, from the coding sequence ATGTCTTTTTCAGGAATCTTAAAAGAAAAAAAAATACTTATAGGTGTTTGTGGAGGTATAGCGCTTTATAAAGTTTGTGAATTGATAAGGGGTCTTAAAAAAGAAGAAGCGGAGGTAAAAGTTGTTTTAACCACTGGAGCAGAAAAGTTTATAAATCCCTTACTTTTCTCTTCTTTAAGTGAAAATAAAACTTATACTAATGAAGATTTTTTTAAATCTGAAGGAAGCATTCTTCATATTGAACTTAGTAAATATCCTGATTTAATTTTAATTATCCCAGCAACTGCTTCTTTTATTTCTAAATTAGCAGTTGGATCAGCAAGTGAACTATTACTTGCTATTTTACTCTCAACCAAAGCCCCTGTTTATATTTTTCCTTCTATGAATGCTTCTATGTGGGAACATCCTGCAACTAAAGAAAATGTTGAGAAATTAAGGAAATACGGATACCTTATTTATGAGCCAGCTGAAGGAACTCTTGCCTGCGGAGAATTTGGTAAAGGAAGACTTCCTGAAGTTGAAGAAATTTTAGAAGTAATTAAGGCTCATTTTACAGAAAAAAATCTCTTAGGAAAAAGAGTTTTAATAACAGGAGGACCAACAAGAGAATACATAGATGAGGTTAGATTTATTACTAATGCCTCTTCTGGAAAAACAGCCTTCTTTCTTGCTAAAGAGGCTTATTATAGAGGGGCTGAAGTTCATCTTATATGGGGATTAGATGCTTTTCCTTATGTACTCCCTAAGTTAAATTATTTTTCCAATATTCCCTTTCCTAACATTTATTTTGTAAAAACCACAAGAGAGATGTTTGAAACTGCTAAATCCCTTTTCCCTCAATGTGAAATTTCTATTTTTGCAGGAGCTCCATGTGATTTTAGACCAAAAGCACCTTTTAAAGGAAAACTTAAGAAAAAGGAAGAATTAACTATAGAGTTAGAACTTACAGAGGATATTGCTAAAACATTGAATTCTTACAAATCTGAATGGCAATTTACCATAGGTTTTGCTTTAGAGGAAAAAGAAAAGCTTTTAAATTATGGAAAAGCAAAGAAAAAGGAAAAATTTTTTGATATTTTAATTGCTAACCCTTTAAGTTCTGCAGGTAAAGATCAAAGTGATTATATAATTTTTACTCCTAAGGAAGTACTTGAATTTGAAAATCTACCAAAAGCTCAATTGGCAAAGATTATTTTTGATCTTATTGGTTCATAA
- a CDS encoding sensor domain-containing diguanylate cyclase — protein sequence MGELDRLLKLSSRNLVPLPKVGKDILETLLLKSDREFTELITNNKEISSLIISVANHPRYRKDNPPVQDVRLALLILGEDLVKILVLSFISTKLCKVTFNEFNFHYFWARAIANLCFSFICASYLETFPPHLPISSYLMDFGIIILYSLFPEGYLKVLKLKNLGLSTYQAEREVFGVDHAVIGGEYFETYNFPRRFILNIQHHHQIPDLPEDIPPQVFEDIKILNFIDLGVGCYFSTEKEIKFKEFKTIAKLYFNLEEPQVESMLDTLPQYTNPLYEFLNYQNYSLTPYSQSVKTHEEKLKETLKTLEEKKEKEETLIELYKNELIKVIREKEALIEEIEVLKKKLKESSILDPLTGLYNEDYFLKRLKEELLRAKRYKRILSILLMEINNFSQIVELYGLEEEEKLLYLLAQELRKNLRRVDILAKLSKPEHFAIILPETSLSGAIVVARRILKIIENILYKQYKKTPSSYVSIVSYDPSKIDPKIEPKIESILIILKNGLELLKLRRQKRILPVLIDKDLDLSKNNFF from the coding sequence ATGGGAGAGTTAGATAGACTCTTAAAACTTTCTTCAAGAAATTTAGTTCCTTTACCAAAAGTAGGTAAAGATATTTTAGAAACTCTTTTGTTAAAAAGTGATAGAGAATTTACAGAACTTATCACTAATAATAAGGAGATTTCCTCACTTATTATTTCTGTAGCTAATCACCCAAGATATAGAAAAGATAATCCCCCTGTCCAAGATGTAAGATTAGCTTTGCTAATTCTTGGAGAAGACTTAGTAAAAATTTTGGTCTTAAGTTTTATTTCTACAAAACTTTGTAAAGTTACTTTTAATGAATTTAATTTTCATTATTTTTGGGCAAGAGCCATTGCTAACTTATGCTTTTCCTTTATTTGTGCTTCCTATTTAGAAACCTTTCCTCCTCATTTACCTATATCTTCTTATCTTATGGATTTTGGTATCATTATTCTATATTCTCTTTTTCCTGAAGGGTATTTAAAAGTTTTAAAACTTAAAAATTTAGGTTTGTCTACCTATCAGGCTGAAAGAGAAGTTTTTGGAGTTGATCATGCAGTTATAGGTGGAGAATATTTTGAAACTTACAATTTCCCTCGTAGATTTATTCTTAATATTCAACATCACCACCAAATTCCAGATTTACCTGAAGATATTCCTCCTCAAGTTTTTGAAGATATTAAAATTTTAAATTTTATAGATCTTGGAGTGGGATGCTACTTTAGTACAGAAAAAGAGATAAAATTTAAAGAATTTAAAACTATAGCAAAACTTTATTTTAATTTAGAAGAGCCCCAAGTAGAATCTATGTTAGATACTCTTCCCCAGTATACAAATCCTCTTTATGAATTTTTAAACTATCAAAACTATTCTCTTACTCCCTATAGCCAAAGTGTTAAAACTCATGAAGAGAAACTAAAAGAAACCTTAAAAACCCTTGAAGAAAAAAAAGAAAAAGAAGAAACTCTTATAGAGTTATATAAAAATGAGTTGATAAAAGTTATCAGAGAAAAAGAAGCTCTTATTGAAGAGATAGAAGTTTTAAAGAAAAAGCTTAAAGAAAGTTCTATTTTAGATCCCTTAACTGGACTTTATAATGAAGATTATTTTTTAAAAAGATTAAAGGAAGAACTTTTAAGAGCTAAAAGATACAAAAGAATTTTAAGTATTCTTTTAATGGAAATAAATAACTTTTCACAAATAGTAGAACTTTATGGTTTAGAAGAGGAAGAAAAGCTTCTCTATCTTTTAGCTCAAGAACTTCGTAAAAACTTAAGAAGGGTTGATATATTGGCTAAACTTTCTAAACCAGAACATTTTGCTATTATATTGCCTGAAACATCCTTATCTGGAGCTATAGTTGTTGCAAGAAGAATTTTAAAAATTATAGAAAATATCCTTTATAAACAATATAAAAAAACACCTTCTTCTTATGTAAGTATTGTGTCTTACGATCCATCAAAAATAGACCCCAAAATAGAACCAAAAATAGAAAGTATTTTAATTATCCTTAAAAATGGGCTTGAACTTTTAAAATTGAGAAGACAAAAAAGAATTTTGCCTGTTTTAATAGACAAAGACTTAGATCTCAGCAAGAATAATTTCTTTTAA
- a CDS encoding glutamate-5-semialdehyde dehydrogenase, with the protein MGEGRFKEMILEIAKKAKIASKNLVTLSSNTKNEVLKRVAQKLRERKEELKRINEKDVNQALIQGHTKAFIDRLTLTDKIIEGMAKGLEEVAALPDPVGEVVKMWKRPNGLWVGRMRIPLGVIAIIYESRPNVTIDAAGLCFKSGNAVILRGGKEALNSNIALGEIFRETLKEFNVPEDAVQVIPTPERKLMEYMLELEEYIDLVIPRGGEGLIRFVTEKARMPVIKHYKGVCHVYVDNEADLEMAKIIAINAKCQRPGVCNAMETLLVHKDIAEKFLPDLAEEYKKYGVELRGCPETLKYIPWAKEATEEDWYAEYLDLILAIKVVNSLEEAIEHISKYGSNHTEAIVTENYSKAMKFLKEVDASVVLVNASTRFNDGGELGLGAEIGISTTKIHAYGPMGLEELTTTKFIVFGNGQIRT; encoded by the coding sequence ATGGGAGAGGGAAGGTTTAAGGAGATGATCTTAGAAATAGCAAAAAAGGCTAAAATAGCCTCAAAAAATTTAGTAACTCTTTCTTCTAATACCAAAAATGAAGTTTTAAAAAGAGTTGCCCAAAAATTGAGAGAAAGAAAAGAAGAATTAAAAAGGATAAATGAAAAGGATGTGAATCAAGCCCTAATTCAAGGACATACCAAAGCTTTCATTGATCGCTTAACCTTAACAGATAAAATAATAGAAGGAATGGCTAAAGGATTAGAAGAAGTTGCAGCTTTACCTGATCCAGTTGGAGAAGTAGTTAAAATGTGGAAAAGACCTAATGGACTTTGGGTAGGAAGGATGAGAATACCTTTAGGAGTAATAGCTATAATTTATGAGAGTAGACCTAATGTGACTATTGATGCAGCAGGACTTTGTTTTAAAAGCGGGAATGCAGTGATTTTAAGAGGAGGAAAAGAAGCCCTAAATTCAAATATAGCTCTTGGTGAAATCTTTAGAGAAACTTTAAAAGAATTTAATGTTCCAGAAGATGCAGTACAAGTTATTCCTACTCCAGAAAGAAAATTAATGGAATACATGTTAGAACTTGAAGAATATATAGATCTTGTAATTCCAAGAGGTGGAGAAGGTCTTATAAGATTTGTTACTGAAAAAGCAAGAATGCCAGTTATAAAGCACTATAAGGGTGTATGTCATGTATATGTGGATAATGAAGCCGATTTGGAGATGGCTAAAATTATAGCTATAAATGCTAAGTGTCAAAGGCCAGGAGTTTGTAATGCCATGGAAACCTTGCTTGTTCATAAAGATATTGCAGAAAAGTTTTTACCAGATTTGGCAGAGGAATATAAAAAATATGGAGTAGAGTTAAGAGGATGTCCAGAAACTTTAAAATATATACCTTGGGCAAAGGAAGCAACTGAGGAAGACTGGTATGCAGAATATTTAGATTTAATCTTAGCTATAAAAGTGGTTAATTCTTTAGAAGAAGCAATAGAGCATATTTCTAAATATGGAAGCAATCATACAGAAGCAATAGTTACAGAAAACTATTCAAAGGCTATGAAATTTTTAAAAGAGGTTGATGCAAGTGTAGTTTTAGTGAATGCCTCAACAAGGTTTAATGATGGTGGAGAATTAGGGCTTGGAGCTGAAATTGGTATTTCTACAACTAAAATTCATGCTTACGGTCCTATGGGGCTTGAGGAATTAACTACAACTAAATTTATTGTATTTGGTAATGGACAAATCCGAACTTAA
- the nadD gene encoding nicotinate-nucleotide adenylyltransferase, with protein MDKSELKKFGILGGTFDPPHLAHLRIAEEVRENWELDKVFFIPAGIPPHKKEGSFSSFEDRLQMVKLAIEGNPYFEVLDIERVIIPSYTLKTLQRLKEIYPESEKYLIIGWDSFCEFETWWNYEEFLDYTNIIVVPRGIKDWDSALGYFHNKIRELWKDNDKALKKVFFGKTTLFDISSTLIRKLVSQKRSIRYLVPEKVYWYIKEKGLYR; from the coding sequence ATGGACAAATCCGAACTTAAAAAATTTGGAATATTAGGAGGAACTTTTGATCCACCCCATTTAGCCCATTTAAGAATAGCTGAAGAAGTAAGAGAAAATTGGGAACTTGATAAAGTTTTTTTCATCCCTGCAGGGATTCCTCCTCATAAAAAAGAGGGGTCTTTTTCTTCTTTTGAAGATAGATTACAAATGGTTAAACTTGCGATTGAGGGGAATCCCTATTTTGAAGTTCTTGACATAGAAAGGGTTATTATTCCTTCTTATACCTTAAAAACTCTTCAAAGATTAAAAGAAATCTATCCAGAAAGTGAGAAATATCTAATTATTGGGTGGGATAGTTTTTGTGAATTTGAAACTTGGTGGAATTATGAGGAATTTTTAGATTATACAAATATTATAGTTGTACCAAGAGGGATAAAAGACTGGGACTCAGCTTTAGGATACTTCCATAATAAAATTAGAGAACTTTGGAAAGATAACGACAAAGCGCTTAAGAAAGTATTTTTTGGTAAAACCACATTATTTGATATTTCAAGTACTTTAATAAGAAAATTGGTAAGTCAAAAAAGATCGATTAGATATTTAGTTCCTGAAAAGGTATATTGGTATATCAAAGAAAAGGGGCTTTATAGGTAA
- the mutS gene encoding DNA mismatch repair protein MutS, translating into MRGSIKVEITPMFKQYFEIKSKYPDTILFFRLGDFYEMFFEDAETVAPLLGLVLTKREAGKDLIAPMCGVPADKSSIYIQKLVDMGFKVAICEQIEETTTKGLFKREVVKIYTPGLLTDLSALSEKEKNYLASLFIEKKAGLSFLELSCGEYIFTELKKDEILSEILKREPKEIILSKKLENSELVKIIKQNIPKTHLSFVEENFFKKEGLKNFNLEIFEFKKYEEGLKAANAILEYLKIYQPYLVDKISAPQFYYPEEFLFLDESTKRNLELIRNLWDGSEKYSLFWVLDKTQTPMGARLLKEWILYPLKDIKKIQERQEVVKFFVENKTLREELKKILRKISDLERLSTRCALKLANPKEMGLLRESLKYLPEIKDILEKENPLFFPKKLEELLKAIEDFSELYELLNAWLVEDPPTTLKEGGIIKKGVSQELDELLDLKENAVYYLSELEKREKEKTGIPNLRIGYNKVFGYYFEVSKSYLKRVPVYFERKQTLTNVERFVTPELKELENKILSSEEKIRNLEYELFLELREKVALYKEKLKTTAKALAELDVFLSLASVAIENDYTMPEITEEPIFIVEEGRHPVLEQIQGKEKFVPNSLEMNKEDATVLIVTGPNMGGKSTFLRQNALIAIMAQMGSFVPAKSAKVGIFDKIFSRIGAGDELIKGRSTFMVEMSECAYILKNATSKSLVILDEVGRGTSTFDGMSLAWAIAENLYKKRVFTLLATHYIELTELAKLYSGIKNYRVTVKEWNGEVIFLYKVLPGVANQSYGIEVAKLAGIPQEVVDRAKEILYKLESKSLKETKELTLAPKKVLQLSIFEMTNPIIEKIKNLNIEEMTPISALNFLWELKKEILEKEKREK; encoded by the coding sequence ATGAGAGGAAGTATAAAAGTAGAAATAACTCCTATGTTTAAGCAGTATTTTGAAATCAAAAGTAAATATCCTGATACTATTCTCTTTTTTAGATTAGGTGATTTTTATGAGATGTTTTTTGAAGATGCAGAAACAGTTGCTCCACTCTTAGGGCTTGTTCTTACAAAAAGGGAAGCAGGCAAAGATTTGATAGCACCTATGTGTGGTGTCCCTGCAGATAAAAGTTCAATTTACATACAGAAATTGGTTGATATGGGATTTAAAGTAGCTATTTGTGAACAAATAGAAGAGACAACCACAAAAGGATTATTTAAAAGAGAAGTAGTAAAAATATATACTCCAGGACTTCTTACAGATCTTTCCGCTTTATCAGAAAAAGAGAAAAATTATTTGGCAAGTCTATTTATAGAAAAAAAAGCAGGGTTGAGTTTTTTAGAACTTTCTTGTGGAGAATACATTTTTACAGAACTTAAAAAAGATGAAATACTTTCTGAAATTTTAAAAAGAGAACCTAAGGAAATAATATTAAGTAAAAAATTAGAAAATTCAGAATTAGTAAAAATAATTAAACAGAATATTCCTAAAACCCATTTAAGTTTTGTAGAAGAAAATTTTTTCAAAAAAGAGGGGTTAAAAAATTTTAATTTAGAAATTTTTGAATTTAAAAAATATGAAGAAGGTTTAAAAGCAGCTAATGCAATTTTAGAATACTTAAAAATCTACCAACCCTATTTGGTAGATAAAATTTCTGCGCCTCAGTTTTATTATCCAGAAGAATTCCTATTTTTGGATGAATCTACTAAAAGGAACTTAGAGCTTATAAGAAATCTTTGGGATGGAAGCGAAAAATACTCCTTATTCTGGGTTCTTGACAAAACCCAAACTCCAATGGGGGCAAGACTTCTAAAAGAGTGGATACTATATCCTTTAAAGGATATTAAAAAAATCCAAGAAAGGCAAGAAGTAGTAAAGTTTTTTGTGGAAAATAAGACTTTAAGAGAGGAATTAAAAAAAATTTTAAGAAAGATTTCTGATCTTGAAAGATTAAGTACAAGATGCGCACTAAAATTAGCTAATCCCAAAGAAATGGGATTGCTAAGAGAAAGTTTAAAATATCTTCCTGAAATAAAAGATATTTTAGAAAAGGAAAACCCCTTATTTTTTCCTAAAAAACTTGAGGAACTTTTAAAAGCTATAGAAGATTTTTCAGAACTTTATGAGCTTTTAAATGCTTGGCTTGTTGAAGATCCACCTACAACTTTAAAGGAGGGAGGAATAATAAAAAAAGGGGTTAGCCAAGAGCTTGATGAACTTTTAGATTTGAAAGAAAATGCAGTTTATTATCTTTCTGAGTTAGAGAAAAGGGAAAAAGAAAAAACAGGGATTCCTAATTTAAGAATAGGTTATAATAAAGTTTTTGGATATTATTTTGAAGTTTCTAAAAGTTATCTAAAAAGAGTTCCTGTATATTTTGAAAGAAAACAAACTTTAACTAATGTAGAAAGATTTGTTACTCCTGAATTAAAAGAACTTGAAAATAAAATTCTTTCTTCAGAAGAAAAAATAAGAAATTTGGAATATGAGTTATTTTTGGAATTAAGAGAAAAGGTGGCTTTATATAAAGAAAAACTTAAAACCACAGCTAAGGCATTAGCAGAACTTGATGTTTTTCTTTCTTTAGCATCCGTTGCTATAGAAAATGATTACACTATGCCAGAAATAACAGAAGAACCAATATTTATAGTAGAAGAGGGAAGGCATCCTGTTTTAGAACAAATCCAAGGTAAGGAAAAATTTGTTCCTAATTCTTTAGAAATGAATAAAGAGGATGCTACAGTTTTAATTGTTACCGGGCCAAATATGGGTGGGAAATCTACATTTTTAAGACAAAATGCCTTAATAGCTATAATGGCACAAATGGGAAGTTTTGTTCCTGCAAAATCAGCAAAAGTAGGTATTTTTGACAAAATTTTTAGTCGTATAGGAGCAGGAGATGAACTCATAAAAGGAAGAAGTACATTTATGGTTGAAATGAGCGAATGTGCATACATTTTAAAAAATGCAACCTCTAAAAGTTTAGTTATTCTTGATGAAGTTGGGAGAGGAACAAGCACCTTTGACGGTATGTCTCTTGCTTGGGCTATAGCTGAAAATTTATATAAAAAAAGAGTTTTTACTCTTCTTGCTACTCACTACATTGAACTTACAGAACTTGCTAAGCTCTATTCAGGGATTAAAAATTATCGTGTAACTGTAAAGGAATGGAATGGAGAAGTAATATTTTTATATAAGGTTTTACCAGGGGTTGCTAATCAATCTTATGGAATAGAAGTTGCCAAATTAGCAGGAATTCCTCAAGAAGTTGTTGACAGAGCAAAAGAAATACTTTATAAATTAGAGAGTAAAAGTTTAAAAGAAACTAAAGAATTAACCTTAGCTCCTAAAAAGGTTTTACAATTGTCTATATTTGAAATGACAAATCCTATAATTGAAAAGATTAAAAATCTAAATATAGAGGAAATGACACCCATTTCAGCTCTAAATTTTCTCTGGGAATTAAAAAAAGAAATTTTAGAAAAAGAAAAAAGAGAAAAATAA